A window from Bubalus kerabau isolate K-KA32 ecotype Philippines breed swamp buffalo chromosome 5, PCC_UOA_SB_1v2, whole genome shotgun sequence encodes these proteins:
- the TMEM45B gene encoding transmembrane protein 45B: MANFKGHALPGSFFLIVGLWWSLKHPLKYFYQKEKSNQLIHHYQRLEIIEAAIRTLFAVIGILAEQFVPDGPHLHLYHEDHWVKLMNWQHSTMYLFFAVSGIVDMLTYLITHVPLGLDRLVMALAAFNEGFLFYYHVRDRPPLDQHVHSLLLCAVFGGALSLAVEVVLRDNIVLELFRTSLLLLQGTWFWQIGFVLFPPFGGPEWDQNSHDNIMFVTMCFCWHYLAALCIVAAGYSLVYCFLTRVKRPEDREVIGIQKLKSDHTYRKALLSGSDEE; the protein is encoded by the exons TTCTTGATAGTTGGACTGTGGTGGTCGCTGAAACACCCACTGAAGTACTTTTATCAAAAGGAGAAGAGCAACCAACTGATCCATCATTACCAGCGTCTCGAGATCATCGAAGCCGCAATCAGAACTTTATTTGCAGTCATCG GGATCCTGGCAGAGCAGTTTGTTCCTGACGGGCCCCACCTCCACCTGTACCACGAGGACCACTGGGTAAAACTCATGAACTGGCAGCACAGCACCATGTACCTGTTCTTCGCAGTCTCGGGCATCGTGGACATGCTGACCTATCTCATCACCCACGTCCCCCTGGGGCTGGACAGACTGGTTATGGCTCTGGCCGCCTTCAATGAAG GCTTCCTCTTCTATTACCACGTGCGAGACCGGCCGCCGCTGGACCAGCACGTCCACTCCCTGCTGCTGTGCGCTGTGTTTGGAGGCGCCCTCAGCCTCGCCGTGGAAGTAGTCCTTCGGGACAACATCGTGCTGGAACTCTTCCGcaccagcctcctcctcctgcagGGCACCTGGTTCTGGCAG ATTGGGTTTGTGCTGTTCCCGCCTTTTGGAGGCCCTGAATGGGACCAGAACAGTCACGACAACATCATGTTCGTCACCATGTGCTTCTGCTGGCACTACCTGGCCGCGCTCTGCATCGTGGCTGCCGGCTACTCGCTGGTTTACTG CTTCTTGACGCGGGTGAAGAGGCCGGAAGACAGGGAAGTCATTGGGATTCAGAAGCTGAAGTCGGATCACACATACCGGAAGGCCCTCCTGAGTGGCTCAGATGAGGAGTAG